One Hymenobacter aerilatus genomic region harbors:
- a CDS encoding toprim domain-containing protein: MKLIIVESPNKIKKIKGYAGPDYEVAASVGHIRDLPVGGADIGIDREHGHALKYIVSDDKKSVVANLRRLAKTAGPQGVYLATDPDREGEAIAFHLCEVLGLDPRTTKRIAFQEITEKAIKAALAAPTTVDGVALE, from the coding sequence ATGAAGCTTATTATCGTCGAAAGCCCCAATAAGATTAAAAAAATCAAGGGCTACGCGGGGCCCGATTACGAAGTAGCCGCCTCGGTGGGCCACATTCGGGATTTGCCCGTGGGCGGGGCGGATATTGGCATTGACCGCGAGCACGGCCACGCCCTGAAATACATCGTCAGCGACGATAAGAAGTCCGTGGTGGCCAACCTGCGCCGCCTGGCCAAAACCGCCGGCCCCCAGGGCGTGTATCTGGCCACCGACCCCGACCGGGAGGGCGAGGCCATTGCGTTTCACCTCTGCGAAGTGCTGGGCCTCGACCCGCGCACGACCAAGCGCATTGCCTTCCAGGAAATCACCGAGAAGGCCATCAAAGCCGCGCTGGCTGCGCCCACCACAGTGGACGGGGTCGCACTAGAGTAG
- a CDS encoding replication initiation protein, translated as MADKRISRVPAAPMLELDLKYEPEYRGEVKQHWNVTFAHQKKISVYGKRIMARVIDQIRDNDYQLRDFYQLHISSILEGTDIEPETAYSKIKGALYELADVKWEFESIEKKEWYFRHLLDTTREQRVGYKDGIITILLNPQLAPYLVKAAHFSKFPLHGYMNLKSWYSMRFFEILAAWQDKGYWEVPVEEYRQYMDCWYEYDKRGQVKKGKTGKALMKYPNTMLLIANTMKEPEKELAGTDFEFTFTPIYETTRPTRGRKKIIRFRFELKKGPTLKDIPASWLENAATGSIIARLRDWKVTDANIVKYAPILKQEGALELLKAWELKNRSNRHIDDKLRYCNAAFVRAGKQALEDAKQAKIDAKNEAAEAKLIVQQALNL; from the coding sequence ATGGCTGATAAACGTATCTCCCGCGTCCCGGCGGCTCCGATGCTGGAGCTGGACCTCAAGTACGAGCCTGAATACCGGGGGGAAGTCAAGCAGCACTGGAACGTCACGTTTGCCCACCAGAAGAAGATTTCGGTGTACGGCAAGCGCATCATGGCCCGGGTGATTGACCAGATTCGGGACAACGACTACCAGCTACGGGATTTCTACCAGCTGCACATCTCCTCCATTCTGGAGGGCACTGACATCGAGCCGGAAACGGCGTATTCGAAAATCAAGGGGGCGCTCTATGAGCTGGCCGACGTGAAATGGGAGTTTGAGAGCATCGAGAAGAAGGAATGGTACTTCCGGCACCTGCTCGACACCACCCGCGAGCAGCGCGTGGGCTACAAGGACGGCATTATTACCATCCTACTCAACCCGCAGCTAGCTCCTTACCTGGTGAAAGCGGCCCACTTCAGCAAGTTTCCGCTACACGGCTACATGAACCTGAAAAGCTGGTACAGCATGCGGTTCTTCGAAATCCTGGCCGCCTGGCAGGACAAGGGCTACTGGGAAGTACCCGTGGAAGAGTACCGGCAGTATATGGATTGCTGGTACGAGTACGACAAGCGCGGGCAGGTGAAGAAGGGCAAGACCGGCAAGGCGCTGATGAAGTACCCCAACACCATGCTGCTTATTGCCAACACCATGAAGGAGCCGGAAAAGGAGCTGGCCGGCACCGACTTCGAGTTCACCTTCACCCCCATCTACGAAACCACCCGGCCCACCCGGGGCCGGAAGAAGATTATCCGGTTTCGGTTCGAGTTGAAAAAAGGGCCGACGCTGAAAGACATTCCCGCATCCTGGCTGGAAAACGCGGCCACCGGCAGCATCATCGCCCGGCTACGGGATTGGAAGGTGACTGATGCTAACATCGTCAAATACGCCCCCATTCTCAAGCAGGAAGGTGCCCTGGAACTACTCAAAGCCTGGGAGCTGAAGAACCGCTCCAACCGCCACATTGATGACAAGCTGCGCTACTGCAACGCGGCCTTCGTGCGGGCCGGCAAGCAGGCACTGGAAGATGCCAAACAAGCCAAAATCGACGCGAAGAACGAGGCGGCGGAAGCCAAGCTTATTGTGCAGCAGGCGCTGAACCTATAA
- a CDS encoding LysR substrate-binding domain-containing protein, with translation MSDFRLRVFATVARHLSFTKAGQELFVSQPAVTKHIRELEAQYGQRLLERRGNRVSLTEAGRLLHAHADAAAAAQQQLEDQLLALRDPEEAAGRLRLGASTTLAQYVLPGLLPAFQARYPQVQLSFLNANSERIADALLRGELDLGFVEGRTKSHDLHYEPLLPDELVAVRRVAPGSPLATPLSLAEALAHPLVLRERGSGTLEILEFALRAQHIKLSSLSVALYLDNTEAIKRYLEAAPAALGFVSRRALDRELAAGLLEIVPIKGLHLARQFEALWVQGQVLARPAQRFLSFVQGQFKGAK, from the coding sequence ATGTCCGATTTTCGTCTGCGCGTATTTGCCACCGTGGCCCGGCATCTGAGCTTTACCAAGGCCGGGCAGGAGCTGTTTGTGAGCCAGCCGGCCGTCACCAAGCACATTCGTGAGCTGGAAGCCCAGTACGGCCAGCGCCTGTTGGAGCGGCGCGGCAACCGCGTGAGCCTCACCGAGGCCGGCCGCCTGCTGCACGCCCACGCCGATGCCGCCGCCGCCGCCCAGCAGCAGCTCGAAGACCAGCTCCTGGCCCTGCGTGACCCCGAAGAGGCCGCCGGCCGCCTGCGCCTGGGGGCCAGCACCACCTTGGCCCAGTACGTGCTGCCGGGGTTGCTGCCCGCCTTTCAGGCCCGCTACCCGCAGGTGCAGCTCTCGTTCCTGAACGCCAATTCCGAGCGCATTGCCGATGCCCTACTACGCGGCGAGCTGGATTTGGGCTTTGTAGAAGGCCGCACCAAAAGCCACGACCTGCACTACGAGCCGTTGCTGCCCGACGAGTTGGTGGCCGTGCGCCGCGTCGCGCCCGGTTCCCCGCTCGCCACGCCGCTGTCCTTGGCCGAGGCCCTGGCCCACCCGCTGGTGTTGCGCGAGCGGGGCTCGGGCACGCTGGAAATTCTCGAATTTGCTCTGCGGGCGCAGCACATTAAGCTCAGCAGCCTTTCCGTAGCCCTTTACCTGGACAATACGGAAGCCATCAAGCGCTACCTCGAAGCCGCGCCGGCGGCCCTGGGATTCGTGTCGCGCCGGGCCCTGGACCGCGAGCTGGCGGCTGGACTGCTCGAAATCGTGCCCATCAAAGGGCTGCACCTGGCCCGGCAGTTCGAGGCACTCTGGGTGCAGGGACAGGTGCTGGCCCGGCCGGCCCAGCGGTTTCTGAGCTTCGTGCAGGGGCAATTCAAGGGGGCCAAATAA